CGTGCGTGCCCCCCCGTGCTGCCAAAACGAGAGCGTCTTTGCGGCCAGGCTCCCTCGCTAACACCCATTGCAGAAGACACTCACGTATGGCTGCCTGTGCGGTAACAACCAGCGGCCCAACGTGTCCGAGTACACCCTGACACTGCCCTACTTTGTCTGCCAGGAATGGGGCAACCAGTGCGTCAAGGGCTgtggcggcgacaacaaGTGCTCCGCGGCGTGCCGCGAGAAACACCCCTGCGGTGCCACCGATCCCAAGAAGTacacgtcgacggcctcgacggcgacgcccacggccacgacgaccaatGCCAACGCCATCTTCACCGCGCCGGGCAGCACTGGCAGCGCGAGCGGTGACAAgaagggcgccggcgtggcgctCCAGGTCGGGCAGGCGTACggcctggtggtggtcatgGCGGGCTTCTTCGCGGGCTTTGCTCTGCTGTAGTACCAGCCGcacgtcggtcggtcggggcAAGGCGGTACATACACCTTCGTGTCGCACCACAGCAGCTGCGGTGAGGACTGAGTCAGGTCGAGAGCACATACCTTACACAGCGGGGCGGGGCGTCGCCCGGGATGCctctgcccgccggcggagacgcgggtgggcgggggAGGAAGTTTGCATTTGCCAGTCTGGTACTACTACCTTTGTTTCTTCTCCTCTTGTGTGTTTTTCGGTTTGCATGGGACAGCCGCGGGTGTTTGGACTCGTACCGGCGTTTTCGGGTCAATTGGCAATGGTCGGTTCCGTGCAGGGCCAGACGGTCGGGGGGCATGTAGGTCGTGTCCGTTGTCGTGTTGTGCTGTGGCGGATAATTTCTAATGGCGAGCCCAAGGTGGATTCTGGGTTTGATTTGATTGAGCGATGCACGAAGCGAGTTTTTTATTTTATCCCTGATGGAAATGAGGAAGAAGATTTCGACCATTTGCGTTGGCCCCGTCGGCATGGACTGACTTTCTCAAGCTCTTAAGGTTGTCTGTAGCTGTctgccctcgcctcgctggGCGTGTACTTGGCGCCTAGCATTGCATTGCTTCCACATGCGCTTCGTATAAGGAAAATAGGGGCTGACGTCAACAAACTACAAACCGGCGATGCGTGTGTTGCCTGTTGGCTGCGTTTCGGCAGGACcccgacggcagcgcagGCAGGGATCCATCGCACGAATCATATCGATGATGTTGTTGTGTCTGGTCGAGTTGGTGGAGCTGCATCCTTCGCCCATTGCtggccctgccttgcctgcgtGCCTACTTGCCGACTtggtactaacctacctgtaggtgctgctgtgctgACTTGCTGAATGGAGCCGACAATGGCCGCGTGCTTCACGTGCACTAAGATTCATGCCACTGACTTCATTAGCTACCTTGGGTATCCTCGTTTGAACAAGTGACCCTCGGCTTGGGCCGGTTTCCCCTCGCGCCAAACAGGCCTGGTGACCCCCCGATCAGAGGTGGTCGCTGGAAAGGGGGAGTGGAGGAGCCCGTGACCTCTGGTTAGCTGGGCCGGGTGCGCCATCCCGAGGTACATGCATTTGATGGCTGTTGGCCAGCTGCTCGATGGGGATCAGCATTGCAGGCAAATGTGGAGCCTGCCCGTACCCGGGCCTCAAGGCAAGGGCACGTTCCTGTACCCAggcgtacttcgtactaacCAGGCTTGCCAGACATGACGGGACGGGAGCACAGCCGCTGGCAGCTTCCGCTTGGGGATCGACCCCGTGGGCTGGCCGTTCGCCAGTGGAAatggatccatggatgatggatgaccagcccgcgccgtgccggagCCCTAGGTACGTATCACCCATCGAGTCCGCCTcctgggctgctgccccgTCGTCCCCTGATGAACAGCCCTGAAAGGCTGGCTGCCCAGATTGGATGCCAGTGGAGGGCTGTGTGCAGCTGCTTGGGCGGATATGAAAGTTAGCTGCGTCCACAGGGGATCGCTACCCAGGGGCCACTCCTAACATTGAACCTGAACGCCATGCAGCCGCCTCTCAACGAATTAGTGGCGAAGGAATCTGCGAATCTGGCCGCCGACCCCGTCTGACGGGCCAATCACCCCCCCACTCGTCGACCAAGCGGCAAAGGGCGAAAAAGGGTCAGTCCGACGAGTGACCCttttgcgcgcgcgcgcaccgcaccgccgccgccgctggttAATTTTTGGGAGTCCCTTGCGAGACACCACCAtccccgtccatccatccaccgtCTGTCCATCCATGCGTTGAAGGTTTAGCCAAGGCGACTGACTGCTGCCGCACCGTTTCACCCCGTCTGTCCACGTCGCTCATTCACGCACCACCTCGCCAgcagaagccgccgccgtcgcttcTCCTGCAGCCCACGTTCATTGCCTAGGTTGATATCCTGCCCCTCCACCCGACCACCCGTCTGTCACCAACCGTCTTCTCCCCGTCCTCTGCCCCCCCGTTCCTGCTGCCGGCCATGTCTTCCAACACCGAGACGCTGCCGCTGTTCGAACACGACGACCCGAGCACCATGGCGCCCAACACGAGTGAGTCGTGTCCCGGTCCCCTCGCGTCGCGCCTGTTCCATcttcgatgccgccgccgcggcgctggcgtcgcccGTGCGCGCGGTCGAACTTGGGGCGTCTCGGCGCATGCCGACCGCTTCGTATGCAACGGCTAAcgctaccaccaccaccgttAGAAAAAGCCACGGCAGAATGCATCTCGGACGAAGCGCTCATCCACCTCAAATCGTACAAGTACTCGAGCGTCGACAAGTCCCCCGTCTCGAAATACATTCTCGGCCCTTGGGTACGCGACCCCCGGTTACCCCACGAGAAGGCCAGCTTTGCATagctcccgccgccaagaCTCTACGATGGAGCATCAAGACAAGACACTGACGACGGACTAGTGGAATTTCTtcgtcgagctcctgccACTATGGCTAGCCCCCAACATGGTCACCCTGCTGGGATTCTTCTTCATTCTCGGCAACATTGGCCTGCTGGTCATCTTCATGCCCGACCTGGTCGGCCCGGTAAGGAGCCCTGCACGGGAGCACGCGACCACGCGGcgctgagctgagctgacGCGGCGGTGGGTGTCTAGGGACCGACGTGGCTGTACTTTAGCTTCGCGTTTGGCCTCTTCATGTACCAGACCATGGacaacgtcgacggcaaACAGGCCAGGCGGACGGGCACGTCGAGCGGGCTGGGGGAGCTGTTCGACCACGGCATCGACTCGCTCAACTGCACCCTCGCCAGTCTGctcgagacggcggccatgggcctcggcacctcgcccgccggcatCTTCACGGCCCTGGTCCCTTGCCTGCCCATGTTCTTCTCGACGTGGGAGACGTACCACACGCACACGCTGTACCTGGGCGTCTTCAACGGGCCGACCGAGGGCCTGCTCATCGCCTGCGGCATCATGATCCTGTCAGGCATCTTCGGGCCCGGCATCTACACGCAGCCGCTGGCCAATCTGTTTGGCGAGTCGCTGCCTGGGCTACGCGAGTGGCTGGGCAAGACGACGTTCCGGGACATTTGggtcggcatcatcgtcttctcgCTCGTCGTGGGGCACATCCCCTTTTGCGTTCTCAACGTGGTccaggcgcggcgcaagaGGAACCAGCCGGTGCTGCCCGTGTTTCTCGAGTGGACCCccatggccgtcttcaccatcTGCATCGGTGCCTGGGTCTTCTCGCCGTACAGCACGCTGATGCGCGAGAACCACCTGGTGCTCTTCTGCCTCACCATGTCTTTTGTCTTTGGCCGCTTCACCACCAAGATGATCCTCGCGCACCTGACGCGCCAACCCTTTCCGTACTGGACCGTCATGCTGTGGCCgttggtcggcggcgccattgtCGGCAATCTGCCTCTGTTCGGCCTGCCGGAGGTCAGCCCCCTGGCCGAGCTGTACTACCTCTGGGCGTACTTTGCTTTTGCGTGCGTCGTCTACTTCCGCTGGGCGTACCTGGTGATCACGAGCATCTGCAACTTCCTCGGCATCAACGCCCTCACAATCCCCAAGGAGAAGCAAATCGCCAACAAGCAGGCCCGCGATGCGACCAAGCTGCACTGAGCGCGCGTCGACCCCTGCATCGAGGATCTCGGCAGCTTTGCACCCTTTCTGCGCCGAGTCCAGCGCGTCCGAATATAGTATTAATTGAAGGGGGGCTGGAGTCATAGCCCGCCAAAACCCAGCGAGCGAAGAGCATGATGAGACGTTTTGTTTCAACACACTGGCCGAATGAATTGGCCCAGCGTTGCCGCAGCGCCTTGACCCGAAAGCCGCACAGCGGGATTGACACCCGCGCTATGAACGCGCCCCCCTTATCCACTTTGTTTGATCTTCTTCTATTCTCATGTGTTATAAAACGGAGACCGGACAGAGTGTGCGGCGGCATGAAACATCGGAGATGTGGCGTTTGGGTCGTCTGCTTATTCGTGTGCagctgcgtcgtcggcgcccgtcaGTTGAGCCCCAGCGCGCATGAAGCAGGCATTGGTTGAATACAAGGGACGGAAAGTCCTGATGCATATGACACTTGTATGAAGGTTTTGGCCCGCCGTCCGCTTTGGTCCTGTGACTTGGTGAGACCGTCCCCGCACGATCCCGTGTTACGCACGTATATGTTGTAAAGTCAACCGCCGGCTACGGGTATAGCACCGAGCGCAACACTTGTTGCTTGCAGTTTCAGAGAGCTGATCGTTCTACACGCGGCTCTgccgtcgaggagacggggggTGCAGGCCCCTGTTTTTACGAAGGCCCGAAACGCCTCCTAGCTCGGAGGGCGTCCAACACTTGCTCCGGATCTTAGCGGAAGCAGCAAGAGCGCAGCCTCTGCGTGCTGATGCTACTTTGTGCAGTCTAGTCAACTACTTGAGTTGGTACGTAGGCACCCTACCTCCGGACgaagatgcggcggcggcggcgggctcggtgATTCGCGAGCAGGACCTCGCCCAGCAACAATGACTGCacgttggtgttgttgttgggtGTTGGTCGTTAGAGTGCGCGCCCAGTGTGCAGTACTATGGAGGATTAAGGCAGGAAGCTGGCAAGGCTGGTAAGGAAggccagggcgggcggcaacCAGAATCAGTCAGCAACAAGCCGCTCGGCACATCTTTCGTTCAGTAAtcgaaccccccccccccaacagttcaggaggaggacgatTAGAAACAAGATATATACGTGGAAACATTATGCTTTTTCTTCTTGTTATCTCAGCTTACAAATTGAGCATGACGTCGCGAGAGGAAAAAAGAAGAGGGTCAATCTTCTCCCTCCCAGATCTCGATACTCTGTCGGCGCTGGAGacgccttgacgacgactcgacgagctgtcctgggatgatgatggatgtaCTGTTTGGAAACAGCAACGTCATGTCTACCTACCTCCGACCATTCCCACCCGGCCCAGCTGCAAacccccttccctcccttaTCCAcctcgccccctcccccccaccccGCCGTTCCGTCCCTCGGCCGCCCTCAACGTCACGGAAGGCCCGGAGCCGGGAAAGCGCCAGGCGTGTGCCACGCCGCAGCCCCGGTCCGGACCCTGGAACGCCCGCCTGCAGGCGCCTACCTTGGCCGGCAAGGTAGGTTTGTATGGGTATGTACAGTGGTGGCTGTATGTAGGAGGGGGAAACAGGCTGTTAGGCGTTGCGCAGGAAGGGGGGGCTTGGTGGgtggcgccatcgtcgcgaGAGCCCTGGCGCTTTGCATCGAGGTTTATTGgtgccgaggaagaagagacgacggcgttTTCAGCTCGTGGAAAAATAGTCGCCCGTCCGTGGAACGCTTTTCAAGATGGGGGTgagagctgctgcgcgggtttctgtctgtctgtttgATTGGAAATCGCATTGCTTGCGCAATTGGGgcccggcgcctcggccagcgcgatGAGGGTGGCGGTTGAACCCGCCGTCGAGTATAAAACATCCGTGTAAGCCGTCGTGGAGCTTCATACACGCAGCATCAACACGAATATCCGTCGTCAAAAAGCCCCTTGGGTTATACGACATAGCCATCGATCAAGCTCCTAGCCTGCACTCACTCGTTCCTCGCCTCTCACAACCTCTCCCCCAGCTACTCGActcacccaccacctcccGTCCAAGctcctccatccatcatcaaaACCATGGCTGGCGACCTGGTGCTCATCacgggcgcgacgggccACATCGGCTTCCACGTGCTGGTGcgggccctcgaggccggctACAGCGTCCGCGCGGCCGTGCGCTcgcaggccaaggccgactcgctgcgcgccgtgcccgcgctgcaggcggcccTAGGCGGCCGCTCAGACTCGGATCCGGACCGGCAGCTctccttcgtcgtcgtcccggaCCTCATGGCGCCGGGCGCctacgacgaggccctcgccggcggcgacgtccgCTACGTCGTCCACAtcgcgtcgccgctcgcccgcgacgacatcggcCCGGCCCAGTACGAGAGCGACCTCATCGAgcccgccgtcaagggcaCGCTGGGGatgctcgaggcggccaagcgcgcgggcggcggcgtgcggcgcgtcgtcatcacctcgtccatcgccgccctcatgcCCTCCGGGACGGCCAACCGCTCCTCCACCGACGTGTACACGGCCGACTCGCGCTtcgaggcgcccgccgtcggcgagctggagaaCGCGCTGCAGGCCTACGGCGCGTCCAAGCTCTCAGCCTTCAACGAGACCGAGGCGtggctgcgccgcgagaAGCCCGCCTTTGACGTCGTCAACGTGCATCCCAGCTTCGTCATGGGCCCCGAGGAGGTCCACCCCACGCCCGAGagcctgctcgccggcggcacgaatcgcat
This region of Purpureocillium takamizusanense chromosome 9, complete sequence genomic DNA includes:
- a CDS encoding uncharacterized protein (TransMembrane:1 (n6-16c21/22o172-190i)~SECRETED:SignalP(1-21~SECRETED:cutsite=AQA-DY~SECRETED:prob=0.9121)~EggNog:ENOG503P442), which produces MHFLRSGVLAVVATLAAVAQADYSIDPDSVPLGTRQAWCANEKNTCPIICQQMQPQTTLINTCDPKTLTYGCLCGNNQRPNVSEYTLTLPYFVCQEWGNQCVKGCGGDNKCSAACREKHPCGATDPKKYTSTASTATPTATTTNANAIFTAPGSTGSASGDKKGAGVALQVGQAYGLVVVMAGFFAGFALL
- a CDS encoding Ethanolaminephosphotransferase (TransMembrane:9 (o55-72i79-97o103-121i205-224o251-273i285-305o317-333i345-367o379-400i)~EggNog:ENOG503NWCJ~COG:I), whose product is MSSNTETLPLFEHDDPSTMAPNTKKATAECISDEALIHLKSYKYSSVDKSPVSKYILGPWWNFFVELLPLWLAPNMVTLLGFFFILGNIGLLVIFMPDLVGPGPTWLYFSFAFGLFMYQTMDNVDGKQARRTGTSSGLGELFDHGIDSLNCTLASLLETAAMGLGTSPAGIFTALVPCLPMFFSTWETYHTHTLYLGVFNGPTEGLLIACGIMILSGIFGPGIYTQPLANLFGESLPGLREWLGKTTFRDIWVGIIVFSLVVGHIPFCVLNVVQARRKRNQPVLPVFLEWTPMAVFTICIGAWVFSPYSTLMRENHLVLFCLTMSFVFGRFTTKMILAHLTRQPFPYWTVMLWPLVGGAIVGNLPLFGLPEVSPLAELYYLWAYFAFACVVYFRWAYLVITSICNFLGINALTIPKEKQIANKQARDATKLH
- a CDS encoding uncharacterized protein (EggNog:ENOG503P21N~COG:V); this translates as MAGDLVLITGATGHIGFHVLVRALEAGYSVRAAVRSQAKADSLRAVPALQAALGGRSDSDPDRQLSFVVVPDLMAPGAYDEALAGGDVRYVVHIASPLARDDIGPAQYESDLIEPAVKGTLGMLEAAKRAGGGVRRVVITSSIAALMPSGTANRSSTDVYTADSRFEAPAVGELENALQAYGASKLSAFNETEAWLRREKPAFDVVNVHPSFVMGPEEVHPTPESLLAGGTNRIILGIALGVKSPGPFSNMTVHVDDVALVHVEALNLAIPGNTSYILSSNNPPGTLNGSDYAEIPKIVAKHFPEAVASGLLPNNGSLLSVPVKVDASKTEKTFGFVHTSFEKQVKDVVGQYLDLVQKK